The DNA sequence CGAGCACGTCGAGGCACTCGGGGATGACGTCACCGTGCGAGCACAGCACCACCGCCTGTCCGCCGCCAGGGGCGGTGAGCATGGACCGGATGAGGGCCAGGGCGCGTGGCCCTTCGCCTTCGAACAGGTCGTTCTCGTTCACCACGTCGAGCCCTCGTGCGACGGCCAGCGGCTCGACGGTGGCGACGCAGCGCACCGTCGGGCTGGCCAGGACCCGCACCACGTCGAAGGTCTTCAGCTCCCCGACGAGAGCGGCCGCCTGCCGCCCTCCGCGCTCATTGAGTGGCCGGAGGGCGTCGTCCTCCGTCCAGGAGCGCCGGGAGACGGCGACGGCGTGCCGGACGAGGAGCACCACCATGGGGGAAAGTCTGGTCTGCGGCAGCCTGCCCGCCCAATCGGCGGGCGGCCTCGCTCAGGGGAGCTCCGACACGAGCGACTGGGCGTCCTTCCGCTGGCGCTCGAGGGCGAGCTCCTGGAGCCGGGAATGGGAGGCCACGCCTTCGACCGTCGGCACCTTCGACCACCGACCGTCCCCGTCGAGCTGCCAGGCAAGCGTGTCGTCGGCCAGCTCGACGTCGAGGATCTCCTGCAGCCGGACCTGGAGCGCAGGCTGCTCGACGGGCACGACCACCTCGATTCGCTTGTCGAGGTTGCGCTGCATCATGTCGGCGGAGCCGATGAGGTAGCGGACGCCGCCCTGCTCTGGTTCGCCGAAGGCGAAGATCCGCGAGTGCTCGAGGTAGCGCCCGACGACGGATCGGACCCGGATGTTGTCCGACAAGCCGGGAACTCCGGGGCGCAGGGAACACATGCTCCGCACGATCAGGTCGATGGACGTTCCTGCGATCGACGCGCTGTACAGCGCATCGATCACGGCCTTGTCGACCAGGCTGTTCATCTTCATGACGATCCGACCGGGCCGCTCGCCGGCGGCCTCGCCGTCGATGAGCTCCACGATGCGGGCCCGCAGCTGGGTGGGGGCGAGCAGAAGCTTCCGGTACTGATGCTGGCGGCTGTACCCCGTGAGGAAGTTGAACAGCTCGGTGAGATCCGCACCCAGGTCCGGGTTGGCCGAGAGGAGACCGACGTCCTCGTACATACGCGCCGTCTTGGGGTTGTAGTTGCCGGTGCCCACGTGGCAGTAGCGCCGGATGCCGTCGTCCTCCTGGCGCACGACGAGGGCGGTCTTGCTGTGGGTCTTGAAGCCGACGAGGCCGTACACGACGTGCACGCCCGCCTCTTCCAGGGCGCGGGCCCACGCGATGTTTGCCTGCTCGTCGAAGCGCGCCTTGAGCTCCACGAGGGCGGAAACCTGCTTCCCCCGTTCCGCCGCCCGGATCAGTGCCTTCACGATGGGACTGTCACCGGAGGTCCGGTAGAGCGTCTGCTTGATCGCAAGCACCTTGGGGTCGCGCGCCGCTTGCCGGACGAAGGCCTCGACCGTGGTGCGGAAGGAGTCGTACGGGTGGTGGACGAGGATGTCGCGCTCGCGCAGCGCGGCGAACACGTCGACGTGCTCGTCGGCGTCGACCAGGAGCCCCGACGGCGTGACGGGCTGCCACGGCTCGTCCTTCAGATCGGGCCGGGCCAGATCGTGCAGCGCCCACAGCGCGGACAAGCCGAGCGGTCCGTCGAGCACGTAGACGTCGCCGGGCTCCACCTCCAGCTCCCGCTCGAGGAGGTCCCGGGCCTCGTCGCTCATGCTGGTGTCGATCTCGAGGCGGACGGCCTGCCCGAAGCGGCGCTGGCGCAGCTCCATCTCCACCGCGGCCAGCAGGTCGTCCGCCTCTTCGGAGTCCTCCTGGATCGTGAGGTCCGTGTTCCGCGTGACTCGGAACGGATAGTGGCACTCGATCTCCATGCCGGCGAACAGGCGGTCGAGGTGGGCGGCGATCACCTGCTCGAGCGGCACGAAGTTCGCACCGTCCGGCAGGCCGACGAATCGGGGCAGAAGCGGAGGCACCTTCACGCGGGCGAAGCGACGCTCCGACGTGACAGGGTCGCGCGCGATCACGGCCAGGTTGAGAGACAGGTTGGAGATGTAGGGGAACGGGTGTCCCGGGTCGACGGCCAGCGGCGTGAGCACCGGGAAGACGTCGTCGAACACGGCTTGCATGTGCTTCTGGTCGCCGTGGTCGAGCGAGTCCCAGTCCCGGATGCGGATGCCTGCTTCGGCCAGGGCGGGGACGACGCTGTCGAGAAAGACGCGGGACTGCCGCGTGGCCAGCACCCCGAGGCGCTCGCGAATGGCGGCGAGGGTCTCCGCCGGGGTCGAACCGTCCGTGCCGGGCGTTCCGACTCCTGCCGCCACCTGGTCCTTGAGCCCAGCCACCCGGACCTGGAAGAACTCGTCGATGTTGCTCGAGAAGATCGCGAGGAACTTGGCCCGCTCGAGGAGCGGGAGGCCCGTGTCCTCGGCGAGCGACAGCACCCGCTCCTGGAAGTCGAGCAGGGACAGCTCCCGGTTGAGGTACGGGGGTTCGTTCCCGGTCTCCGGCGGCTGGACCGGTGCCGGCGTCTCTATGAGCTCGTCGAGCTGCCTGGCCATCGACTCCACGCTACGTCAGTCTTCTCGGCGCCCCTGCGCCCGTCTGACGCGGTCGTGAACGTGGGGTGAACGTCTTTCGAACACCTGCCGAACAAGGCGGCGGGGCACACCTGCGTCAGGCCAACAGGCTCGCCGTGGCGCCCTTCCGTGCAAACTCGGCGAGGGCGGCGGGGGCAAGGGGGCGGGAGTAGTAGTAGCCCTGCCCGAGCTCGCACCCGATCGTCCGGAGGGCGAGCAGCTGGTCGGTCTCCTCGATCCCTTCGGCCACCATCTTGAGGTTCAGCCCTTCGCCGAGCCGCACGATGCCCGAGGCCAGGCTCCGCTCGGGAGCCTCCTGGGAGAGGCGCTCGACGAACGAACGGTCGATCTTCAAGACGTCGAACGGGAAGCGGTGGAGGTAGCTGAGCGACGAGTAGCCGGTGCCGAAGTCGTCGATGGCGAGCCGCACCCCGAGGTCCTTGAGCAGCCGCAGCGTGCTCACCGTCTCGTCGTT is a window from the Acidimicrobiales bacterium genome containing:
- a CDS encoding phosphoglycerate mutase family protein — its product is MVVLLVRHAVAVSRRSWTEDDALRPLNERGGRQAAALVGELKTFDVVRVLASPTVRCVATVEPLAVARGLDVVNENDLFEGEGPRALALIRSMLTAPGGGQAVVLCSHGDVIPECLDVLAREGADLGDGGRCQKGSVWALRRDRDGRTTGCYTPPAA
- a CDS encoding RNA degradosome polyphosphate kinase — its product is MARQLDELIETPAPVQPPETGNEPPYLNRELSLLDFQERVLSLAEDTGLPLLERAKFLAIFSSNIDEFFQVRVAGLKDQVAAGVGTPGTDGSTPAETLAAIRERLGVLATRQSRVFLDSVVPALAEAGIRIRDWDSLDHGDQKHMQAVFDDVFPVLTPLAVDPGHPFPYISNLSLNLAVIARDPVTSERRFARVKVPPLLPRFVGLPDGANFVPLEQVIAAHLDRLFAGMEIECHYPFRVTRNTDLTIQEDSEEADDLLAAVEMELRQRRFGQAVRLEIDTSMSDEARDLLERELEVEPGDVYVLDGPLGLSALWALHDLARPDLKDEPWQPVTPSGLLVDADEHVDVFAALRERDILVHHPYDSFRTTVEAFVRQAARDPKVLAIKQTLYRTSGDSPIVKALIRAAERGKQVSALVELKARFDEQANIAWARALEEAGVHVVYGLVGFKTHSKTALVVRQEDDGIRRYCHVGTGNYNPKTARMYEDVGLLSANPDLGADLTELFNFLTGYSRQHQYRKLLLAPTQLRARIVELIDGEAAGERPGRIVMKMNSLVDKAVIDALYSASIAGTSIDLIVRSMCSLRPGVPGLSDNIRVRSVVGRYLEHSRIFAFGEPEQGGVRYLIGSADMMQRNLDKRIEVVVPVEQPALQVRLQEILDVELADDTLAWQLDGDGRWSKVPTVEGVASHSRLQELALERQRKDAQSLVSELP